A section of the Myxocyprinus asiaticus isolate MX2 ecotype Aquarium Trade chromosome 40, UBuf_Myxa_2, whole genome shotgun sequence genome encodes:
- the LOC127430557 gene encoding RNA polymerase II elongation factor ELL2-like isoform X3, whose amino-acid sequence MTKERMTQAEEDTRKNSTKFLKPIRVQGRKPAPSAPDPVPERKQTTPINPANTIRKCLTNNPVSQRPYRDRLIHLLALRSYKKLEVLARLQRDGISQKDRNSLGSTLHQVANLNPKDNSYSLKDFIFREVQRDWPGYTEDERIQVDRILARKLGLNSESVSSSSPTKEPTSPLKVQKVQEPETDFIDPLMSKKPRISHLSNRGPPASSGRHPSETEDKKPTPPVMAACPGPSFHPPPASGSSSNSPSTPEGRGSQNLPLDQSSICGTSSENYAPCNHTPSPPSQPVPTTSPSSFSTCTVSTTTITSTTTTSSGLHISSATSPTASRDGSKKPKKSKKHKDKERNREGEREREKERKREREPRKEDHSDKEVQPRKKHRNQAEHRHIPSKISYESDGEAGKEKPVHTTELPVPAKSDYIVKYTAVISMDQRQRYKDDFNAEYDEYRSLHARVESVTRRFTQLDAQCRRLAPGTKEYQEVHEQVLQEYKKIKQHSPNYYEEKQRCEYLHNKLAHIKRLIADFDQRRAQSWL is encoded by the exons ATGACCAAAGAGCGGATGACCCAGGCAGAAGAGGATACACGCAAGAACAGCACCAAATTCCTCAAACCAATCAGAG TCCAGGGTCGCAAGCCGGCCCCCTCAGCCCCTGACCCGGTTCCCGAGAGGAAGCAGACCACCCCTATCAACCCAGCCAATACGATCCGCAAGTGCCTTACCAACAACCCCGTGTCCCAGCGGCCGTACAGAGACCGCTTGATTCACCTCCTGGCACTGCGCTCCTATAAGAAACTGGAGGTGCTGGCCAGACTGCAACGAGATGGCATTAGCCAGAAAGACCGCAACTCTCTGGGCTCTACACTACATCAG GTGGCCAATCTGAATCCTAAGGATAACTCGTATTCACTGAAGGACTTTATCTTCCGTGAGGTCCAGAGGGACTGGCCGGGCTACACGGAGGATGAACGCATTCAGGTTGACAGGATTCTGGCACG TAAATTGGGCTTGAACTCAGAGTCTGTCTCATCCAGCAGTCCAACCAAAGAGCCTACATCCCCACTG AAGGTTCAGAAGGTTCAAGAACCCGAGACTGACTTCATCGATCCTCTGATGTCTAAGAAGCCACGAATCTCTCACCTCAGCAATCGAGGACCGCCTGCCTCATCAGGCCGACATCCTTCGGAGACCGAGGATAAAAAACCCACACCCCCGGTCATGGCTGCCTGCCCGGGCCCCTCTTTCCATCCACCCCCTGCCTCAGGCTCCAGCTCAAACTCCCCGAGCACACCAGAGGGCAGGGGCTCTCAGAATCTGCCCCTGGACCAGAGCTCTATATGTGGGACCTCCTCTGAGAACTATGCCCCCTGCAACCACACACCCAGCCCGCCCAGTCAGCCTGTTCCCACAACTTCCCCCTCATCCTTCTCTACCTGTACCGTCTCGACAACCACCATCACCTCCACcactaccaccagcagtggtctCCACATTTCCTCTGCCACATCTCCTACGGCCAGCCGCGATGGCAGCAAAAAGCCCAAGAAGTCGAAGAAGCACAAAGATAAAGAGAGGAACAGAGAAGGTGAGCGAGAGAGGGAAAAGGAACGGAAGAGGGAAAGAGAGCCCCGCAAGGAGGATCACAGTGATAAGGAAGTGCAGCCCAGGAAGAAACACCGCAATCAGGCAGAACATAGACACATTCCTTCCAAGATCAGCTACGAATCGGACGGAGAAG CTGGCAAAGAGAAGCCTGTCCATACCACTGAACTTCCTGTCCCAGCAAAGTCTGATTACATAGT TAAGTACACTGCAGTGATATCTATGGATCAGAGGCAGCGCTATAAGGATGACTTCAATGCAGAGTATGATGAGTATCGTAGCCTTCATGCTCGTGTTGAGAGTGTTACACGCCGCTTTACGCAACTGGATGCCCAGTGTAGACGGCTAGCACCAGGAACCAAGGAATACCAA GAGGTACATGAACAGGTGCTGCAAGAATACAAGAAAATTAAACAA CACAGCCCGAACTACTATGAAGAAAAGCAACGCTGTGAGTACCTGCACAACAAACTGGCCCACATCAAACGGCTCATTGCCGACTTCGACCAGCGGAGGGCGCAGTCCTGGTTGTAG
- the LOC127430557 gene encoding RNA polymerase II elongation factor ELL2-like isoform X1: MMAALCEDGTYGLNCGRRSEKFSVLHVKLTESAFKALENYQNCKNAPSSQASIHFQGLQGRIKIPKTDASDGSHNFDFYLSNFGKDNPQGSFECIHQYTSSSGVPNLSSLGTIQDKLTVCATNDSYQMTKERMTQAEEDTRKNSTKFLKPIRVQGRKPAPSAPDPVPERKQTTPINPANTIRKCLTNNPVSQRPYRDRLIHLLALRSYKKLEVLARLQRDGISQKDRNSLGSTLHQVANLNPKDNSYSLKDFIFREVQRDWPGYTEDERIQVDRILARKLGLNSESVSSSSPTKEPTSPLKVQKVQEPETDFIDPLMSKKPRISHLSNRGPPASSGRHPSETEDKKPTPPVMAACPGPSFHPPPASGSSSNSPSTPEGRGSQNLPLDQSSICGTSSENYAPCNHTPSPPSQPVPTTSPSSFSTCTVSTTTITSTTTTSSGLHISSATSPTASRDGSKKPKKSKKHKDKERNREGEREREKERKREREPRKEDHSDKEVQPRKKHRNQAEHRHIPSKISYESDGEAGKEKPVHTTELPVPAKSDYIVKYTAVISMDQRQRYKDDFNAEYDEYRSLHARVESVTRRFTQLDAQCRRLAPGTKEYQEVHEQVLQEYKKIKQHSPNYYEEKQRCEYLHNKLAHIKRLIADFDQRRAQSWL; this comes from the exons ATGATGGCAGCTCTCTGCGAGGATGGCACATATGGACTCAACTGTGGCCGCAGGAGCGAGAAATTCTCCGTTTTGCATGTCAAACTGACAGAATCAGCTTTTAAAGCGCTAGAAAACTACCAAAACTGTAAG aatGCACCGTCCTCACAGGCTTCAATACATTTCCAAGGTCTTCAAGGG CGCATTAAAATCCCTAAAACAGATGCTTCTGATGGGTCTCATAACTTCGACTTTTATCTGTCCAACTTTGGCAAAGACAATCCTCAAGGGAGCTTTGAGTGTATCCACCAATACACATCTAG CTCTGGGGTCCCCAACTTGTCTTCCCTGGGAACAATTCAGGACAAACTCACAGTATGTGCCACTAACGATTCCTACCAGATGACCAAAGAGCGGATGACCCAGGCAGAAGAGGATACACGCAAGAACAGCACCAAATTCCTCAAACCAATCAGAG TCCAGGGTCGCAAGCCGGCCCCCTCAGCCCCTGACCCGGTTCCCGAGAGGAAGCAGACCACCCCTATCAACCCAGCCAATACGATCCGCAAGTGCCTTACCAACAACCCCGTGTCCCAGCGGCCGTACAGAGACCGCTTGATTCACCTCCTGGCACTGCGCTCCTATAAGAAACTGGAGGTGCTGGCCAGACTGCAACGAGATGGCATTAGCCAGAAAGACCGCAACTCTCTGGGCTCTACACTACATCAG GTGGCCAATCTGAATCCTAAGGATAACTCGTATTCACTGAAGGACTTTATCTTCCGTGAGGTCCAGAGGGACTGGCCGGGCTACACGGAGGATGAACGCATTCAGGTTGACAGGATTCTGGCACG TAAATTGGGCTTGAACTCAGAGTCTGTCTCATCCAGCAGTCCAACCAAAGAGCCTACATCCCCACTG AAGGTTCAGAAGGTTCAAGAACCCGAGACTGACTTCATCGATCCTCTGATGTCTAAGAAGCCACGAATCTCTCACCTCAGCAATCGAGGACCGCCTGCCTCATCAGGCCGACATCCTTCGGAGACCGAGGATAAAAAACCCACACCCCCGGTCATGGCTGCCTGCCCGGGCCCCTCTTTCCATCCACCCCCTGCCTCAGGCTCCAGCTCAAACTCCCCGAGCACACCAGAGGGCAGGGGCTCTCAGAATCTGCCCCTGGACCAGAGCTCTATATGTGGGACCTCCTCTGAGAACTATGCCCCCTGCAACCACACACCCAGCCCGCCCAGTCAGCCTGTTCCCACAACTTCCCCCTCATCCTTCTCTACCTGTACCGTCTCGACAACCACCATCACCTCCACcactaccaccagcagtggtctCCACATTTCCTCTGCCACATCTCCTACGGCCAGCCGCGATGGCAGCAAAAAGCCCAAGAAGTCGAAGAAGCACAAAGATAAAGAGAGGAACAGAGAAGGTGAGCGAGAGAGGGAAAAGGAACGGAAGAGGGAAAGAGAGCCCCGCAAGGAGGATCACAGTGATAAGGAAGTGCAGCCCAGGAAGAAACACCGCAATCAGGCAGAACATAGACACATTCCTTCCAAGATCAGCTACGAATCGGACGGAGAAG CTGGCAAAGAGAAGCCTGTCCATACCACTGAACTTCCTGTCCCAGCAAAGTCTGATTACATAGT TAAGTACACTGCAGTGATATCTATGGATCAGAGGCAGCGCTATAAGGATGACTTCAATGCAGAGTATGATGAGTATCGTAGCCTTCATGCTCGTGTTGAGAGTGTTACACGCCGCTTTACGCAACTGGATGCCCAGTGTAGACGGCTAGCACCAGGAACCAAGGAATACCAA GAGGTACATGAACAGGTGCTGCAAGAATACAAGAAAATTAAACAA CACAGCCCGAACTACTATGAAGAAAAGCAACGCTGTGAGTACCTGCACAACAAACTGGCCCACATCAAACGGCTCATTGCCGACTTCGACCAGCGGAGGGCGCAGTCCTGGTTGTAG
- the LOC127430557 gene encoding RNA polymerase II elongation factor ELL2-like isoform X2 — MMAALCEDGTYGLNCGRRSEKFSVLHVKLTESAFKALENYQNCKNAPSSQASIHFQGLQGRIKIPKTDASDGSHNFDFYLSNFGKDNPQGSFECIHQYTSSSGVPNLSSLGTIQDKLTVCATNDSYQMTKERMTQAEEDTRKNSTKFLKPIRVQGRKPAPSAPDPVPERKQTTPINPANTIRKCLTNNPVSQRPYRDRLIHLLALRSYKKLEVLARLQRDGISQKDRNSLGSTLHQVANLNPKDNSYSLKDFIFREVQRDWPGYTEDERIQVDRILARKLGLNSESVSSSSPTKEPTSPLKVQEPETDFIDPLMSKKPRISHLSNRGPPASSGRHPSETEDKKPTPPVMAACPGPSFHPPPASGSSSNSPSTPEGRGSQNLPLDQSSICGTSSENYAPCNHTPSPPSQPVPTTSPSSFSTCTVSTTTITSTTTTSSGLHISSATSPTASRDGSKKPKKSKKHKDKERNREGEREREKERKREREPRKEDHSDKEVQPRKKHRNQAEHRHIPSKISYESDGEAGKEKPVHTTELPVPAKSDYIVKYTAVISMDQRQRYKDDFNAEYDEYRSLHARVESVTRRFTQLDAQCRRLAPGTKEYQEVHEQVLQEYKKIKQHSPNYYEEKQRCEYLHNKLAHIKRLIADFDQRRAQSWL; from the exons ATGATGGCAGCTCTCTGCGAGGATGGCACATATGGACTCAACTGTGGCCGCAGGAGCGAGAAATTCTCCGTTTTGCATGTCAAACTGACAGAATCAGCTTTTAAAGCGCTAGAAAACTACCAAAACTGTAAG aatGCACCGTCCTCACAGGCTTCAATACATTTCCAAGGTCTTCAAGGG CGCATTAAAATCCCTAAAACAGATGCTTCTGATGGGTCTCATAACTTCGACTTTTATCTGTCCAACTTTGGCAAAGACAATCCTCAAGGGAGCTTTGAGTGTATCCACCAATACACATCTAG CTCTGGGGTCCCCAACTTGTCTTCCCTGGGAACAATTCAGGACAAACTCACAGTATGTGCCACTAACGATTCCTACCAGATGACCAAAGAGCGGATGACCCAGGCAGAAGAGGATACACGCAAGAACAGCACCAAATTCCTCAAACCAATCAGAG TCCAGGGTCGCAAGCCGGCCCCCTCAGCCCCTGACCCGGTTCCCGAGAGGAAGCAGACCACCCCTATCAACCCAGCCAATACGATCCGCAAGTGCCTTACCAACAACCCCGTGTCCCAGCGGCCGTACAGAGACCGCTTGATTCACCTCCTGGCACTGCGCTCCTATAAGAAACTGGAGGTGCTGGCCAGACTGCAACGAGATGGCATTAGCCAGAAAGACCGCAACTCTCTGGGCTCTACACTACATCAG GTGGCCAATCTGAATCCTAAGGATAACTCGTATTCACTGAAGGACTTTATCTTCCGTGAGGTCCAGAGGGACTGGCCGGGCTACACGGAGGATGAACGCATTCAGGTTGACAGGATTCTGGCACG TAAATTGGGCTTGAACTCAGAGTCTGTCTCATCCAGCAGTCCAACCAAAGAGCCTACATCCCCACTG AAGGTTCAAGAACCCGAGACTGACTTCATCGATCCTCTGATGTCTAAGAAGCCACGAATCTCTCACCTCAGCAATCGAGGACCGCCTGCCTCATCAGGCCGACATCCTTCGGAGACCGAGGATAAAAAACCCACACCCCCGGTCATGGCTGCCTGCCCGGGCCCCTCTTTCCATCCACCCCCTGCCTCAGGCTCCAGCTCAAACTCCCCGAGCACACCAGAGGGCAGGGGCTCTCAGAATCTGCCCCTGGACCAGAGCTCTATATGTGGGACCTCCTCTGAGAACTATGCCCCCTGCAACCACACACCCAGCCCGCCCAGTCAGCCTGTTCCCACAACTTCCCCCTCATCCTTCTCTACCTGTACCGTCTCGACAACCACCATCACCTCCACcactaccaccagcagtggtctCCACATTTCCTCTGCCACATCTCCTACGGCCAGCCGCGATGGCAGCAAAAAGCCCAAGAAGTCGAAGAAGCACAAAGATAAAGAGAGGAACAGAGAAGGTGAGCGAGAGAGGGAAAAGGAACGGAAGAGGGAAAGAGAGCCCCGCAAGGAGGATCACAGTGATAAGGAAGTGCAGCCCAGGAAGAAACACCGCAATCAGGCAGAACATAGACACATTCCTTCCAAGATCAGCTACGAATCGGACGGAGAAG CTGGCAAAGAGAAGCCTGTCCATACCACTGAACTTCCTGTCCCAGCAAAGTCTGATTACATAGT TAAGTACACTGCAGTGATATCTATGGATCAGAGGCAGCGCTATAAGGATGACTTCAATGCAGAGTATGATGAGTATCGTAGCCTTCATGCTCGTGTTGAGAGTGTTACACGCCGCTTTACGCAACTGGATGCCCAGTGTAGACGGCTAGCACCAGGAACCAAGGAATACCAA GAGGTACATGAACAGGTGCTGCAAGAATACAAGAAAATTAAACAA CACAGCCCGAACTACTATGAAGAAAAGCAACGCTGTGAGTACCTGCACAACAAACTGGCCCACATCAAACGGCTCATTGCCGACTTCGACCAGCGGAGGGCGCAGTCCTGGTTGTAG